One genomic region from Magallana gigas chromosome 3, xbMagGiga1.1, whole genome shotgun sequence encodes:
- the LOC136273863 gene encoding uncharacterized protein produces the protein MHFAIEQANMVGAPKGQVLVQTSSAEVNQGAASSVQNSGAVASSCSAATASTTCSSSVSTASVSQASGDKNMETRLRDIERKMESMKEKSGEDQVEECLRQVRILAGRPNLTQAHVLLAALETLVDVAFRNSHKDADFYSKSFTHCKKYENSKDLCGLTMKLFGSAEDRKIANVVADWLKGKKYEGSGVVKDKENVGQNSNKSLGDLTGMQANPYPYVPLLGQPQFPFSPYPVPYSGYPAQSFGFPRPSVRGMGIRPRRGRCLFCKDLGHFVADCPKMKK, from the exons ATGCATTTCGCCATAGAGCAGGCAAACATGGTGGGGGCACCAAAAGGTCAAGTTCTAGTGCAAACTTCCAGTGCTGAAGTAAACCAGGGGGCGGCTTCATCTGTTCAAAACAGTGGAGCTGTGGCTTCATCCTGTTCAGCTGCCACTGCTTCTACTACATGTAGCTCATCTGTGTCAACAGCTAGTGTCTCTCAGGCTTCAG GTGACAAGAATATGGAAACAAGATTAAGAGACATTGAGAGGAAGATGGAATCTATGAAAGAGAAATCGGGGGAGGATCAGGTAGAGGAGTGTTTAAGACAAGTTAGGATATTGGCTGGTCGTCCTAACCTTACACAGGCGCATGTCCTCCTGGCTGCTTTAGAAACACTTGTTGATGTCGCATTTAGAAATTCTCACAAAGATGCTGATTTCTATTCAAAATCTTTCacacattgtaaaaaatatgaaaattctaAAGATTTATGTGGGCTTACTATGAAACTATTTGGTTCAGCTGAGGATAGAAAAATTGCAAATGTGGTAGCTGATTGGCTTAAGGGGAAAAAGTATGAAGGGTCTGGGGTAGTTAAGGATAAAGAGAACGTGGGTCAAAATAGTAACAAAAGTTTGGGAGATTTGACGGGAATGCAAGCTAATCCTTATCCTTATGTACCATTGTTGGGACAACCACAATTCCCTTTTTCCCCTTATCCTGTGCCATATTCTGGATACCCTGCACAGAGTTTTGGGTTCCCTCGTCCTTCAGTTAGAGGTATGGGTATTCGCCCTCGTAGGGGAagatgtttgttttgtaaagacTTGGGACATTTTGTAGCTGATTgtccaaaaatgaaaaaataa